A single Bacillus sp. HMF5848 DNA region contains:
- a CDS encoding alpha/beta fold hydrolase, whose product MSPLHAQLIFIDDDSHEIIATEFIRMVLLAPAASVTPFSMQFPIRLLVANVIRIRAVIINFFAKWFVAKGNKVHDYLFDQFYQGLINFKWEHKIIIPSEIKEEDLRNMNIPTLFLVGDKEIIYNHKKALSKAMKTLPNIQAVLIHGAGHALSIEKSDMVNEHILNLLMHRA is encoded by the coding sequence ATGTCACCGTTACATGCACAACTAATTTTCATAGATGATGACAGTCATGAGATAATAGCAACTGAATTTATCAGAATGGTTCTTCTTGCACCGGCGGCATCAGTTACTCCTTTCAGTATGCAGTTTCCCATTCGATTATTGGTAGCAAATGTTATTAGAATCCGTGCAGTTATCATTAATTTTTTTGCGAAATGGTTTGTTGCAAAGGGAAATAAAGTTCATGATTACCTTTTTGATCAATTTTATCAAGGACTCATAAACTTCAAATGGGAACATAAAATAATTATTCCTTCGGAGATTAAAGAGGAAGACTTGAGAAACATGAATATACCCACTCTTTTTCTAGTAGGAGATAAGGAAATTATTTATAATCATAAGAAGGCTTTATCAAAAGCAATGAAGACCCTTCCTAACATACAGGCTGTTTTAATCCATGGAGCTGGGCACGCTTTATCCATTGAAAAATCAGATATGGTGAACGAACATATTTTAAATTTATTAATGCATAGAGCATGA
- a CDS encoding LysM peptidoglycan-binding domain-containing protein, with translation MKKFISRLMCSLIAIAVLGFMPPNQLKVHAERHDIIQYKIKKGDTFYLLGLRFNSSGESISNMNAEMDPYNLKIGSKVKVPVGSGTKLHYVKKGDTLGTLSYKYDSTIELISEKNNISNPNLIYTGDILSIPKLTLTDINAIVIDINNASREGYGGFGNARFENGCLKIDMYFNLVVHEYSMKIIKQILDKHNVKQVDYNVENVIWDCPPGVHCTSRHGTVCIKIDKK, from the coding sequence ATGAAAAAATTTATAAGTAGATTAATGTGTAGTTTAATAGCTATAGCTGTGCTTGGTTTTATGCCCCCTAACCAATTAAAGGTTCATGCAGAAAGACATGATATCATTCAATACAAAATCAAAAAAGGGGATACCTTTTATCTTTTAGGATTAAGATTTAATAGCAGTGGAGAGTCTATTTCAAATATGAATGCAGAAATGGACCCATATAATTTAAAGATTGGAAGCAAGGTGAAGGTACCTGTTGGTTCAGGAACAAAATTACACTATGTAAAAAAGGGAGATACACTTGGAACTCTCTCTTATAAGTATGACAGTACGATTGAGTTGATTTCGGAAAAAAATAACATAAGCAATCCCAATTTAATTTACACTGGAGATATTTTATCTATACCGAAACTGACACTGACTGACATAAATGCTATTGTTATTGATATAAACAACGCTAGTAGAGAAGGATACGGAGGATTTGGAAACGCACGTTTTGAAAATGGGTGTTTAAAGATTGACATGTATTTTAACCTTGTAGTTCATGAATATTCCATGAAAATTATAAAGCAGATTTTAGATAAACATAATGTCAAACAGGTAGATTATAATGTGGAAAATGTAATATGGGATTGTCCTCCCGGCGTTCATTGTACAAGTCGTCATGGTACAGTGTGTATTAAAATTGATAAGAAGTAA
- a CDS encoding GNAT family N-acetyltransferase, protein MFYKNLETDRLLLKNIDTGDREFIYSQFSDEEVNKYLFDAEPLNDINGAGEIIEFYLAPEPRLQHRWIIINKKNGLKMGTCGFHCWSTKDSNVEIGYDLKKEFWGNGYMYEALQAIIQFAKSSMNIKEIKACIYTENYQSIRLAEKFGFVATGSKNEHFRGEEYLHTIYSLDLGQDE, encoded by the coding sequence ATGTTTTACAAAAATTTAGAAACAGATAGGCTATTGTTGAAAAATATTGATACTGGGGATAGAGAATTTATTTATAGTCAATTTTCAGATGAGGAGGTAAATAAATACTTATTCGATGCTGAGCCATTAAATGATATAAATGGTGCAGGTGAAATCATAGAATTTTATTTAGCACCGGAGCCACGTCTACAACATAGATGGATAATCATTAATAAAAAGAATGGGTTAAAAATGGGGACATGTGGATTTCATTGCTGGAGTACTAAGGATTCTAACGTTGAAATAGGGTATGATTTAAAAAAAGAATTTTGGGGAAACGGCTATATGTATGAAGCATTACAGGCCATTATTCAGTTTGCCAAAAGCAGTATGAACATAAAAGAAATAAAAGCATGTATTTATACCGAAAACTATCAATCTATACGTCTAGCGGAGAAATTTGGTTTTGTTGCAACGGGTTCAAAAAATGAGCATTTCAGAGGGGAAGAATATTTACATACTATTTATTCATTAGATCTTGGACAAGATGAATAG
- a CDS encoding sensor histidine kinase: protein MTETLLINFLFFLFPVLTYLIFFENKVQPTKYKFYISFLTAIIMVLCMTFPIELEIGFIFDLRYVPFILAALFGGYKIALPLWFVLNLYRFYIGGDGVIPSLIFSTIVFLVVPLCTNAFLKLNSQKRILMASAISFIAMASYLTHISTYYNELNQHFWMIVLNVIGIHVSSTAIIMILIQKIIYNVKTREKFNDAERLNVISELAASITHEIRNPLTVTNGFLQLINESKNISEAERSYVDFSLTELRRAEKIVSDFLSLAKPQAENMIYSNLREEVEYVENIMMPYATLHQVELKLQFENTLNIKYDKNQIQQCLINLYKNGIEAMKNGGTLYVHVFEKKDNIIIKIQDHGIGMTQEEMTRIGKPYYSTKDEGTGLGMLTVFNTIHRLKGKIDLTSEKGKGTTFLISIPYNT from the coding sequence ATGACAGAAACACTTTTAATTAATTTTCTTTTTTTTCTTTTTCCTGTCTTAACTTACCTGATATTTTTTGAAAATAAAGTTCAGCCAACTAAATATAAATTTTATATATCTTTTTTAACAGCCATCATAATGGTTCTTTGCATGACCTTTCCTATTGAATTAGAGATAGGTTTTATTTTTGATTTACGATATGTACCTTTTATTCTTGCAGCCCTATTCGGTGGCTATAAAATTGCATTGCCACTTTGGTTCGTCCTAAACCTTTATCGATTTTATATTGGTGGAGACGGAGTTATACCCTCACTGATTTTCTCCACTATTGTATTTTTAGTTGTACCACTATGCACGAATGCATTCTTGAAGTTAAACTCTCAAAAGCGCATATTAATGGCTTCTGCTATTTCCTTTATAGCCATGGCTTCTTATCTTACACATATTAGTACCTATTATAATGAGCTAAACCAGCATTTTTGGATGATTGTTCTTAATGTAATTGGCATTCATGTTAGTAGCACAGCTATTATAATGATTTTAATTCAAAAAATTATTTATAATGTCAAGACACGCGAAAAATTTAATGATGCCGAACGACTGAATGTCATCAGTGAACTGGCTGCCAGTATTACCCATGAAATTCGTAATCCTTTAACTGTTACAAACGGGTTTCTCCAGCTTATTAATGAATCTAAAAATATTTCCGAAGCTGAAAGAAGTTATGTTGATTTTTCTTTAACCGAATTACGACGAGCTGAGAAAATTGTAAGTGATTTTCTATCCCTTGCCAAACCGCAAGCTGAGAACATGATCTATTCTAACCTTCGAGAAGAAGTGGAGTATGTTGAGAACATTATGATGCCCTATGCTACGCTCCATCAAGTTGAGCTTAAGCTACAGTTTGAAAACACATTAAATATAAAATACGATAAAAACCAAATCCAACAATGCTTAATTAATCTATATAAAAACGGGATTGAAGCAATGAAAAACGGTGGCACCCTTTACGTTCATGTGTTTGAGAAAAAGGATAACATCATAATTAAAATTCAAGATCACGGCATTGGAATGACACAAGAAGAGATGACTCGGATCGGCAAGCCCTACTACTCAACAAAAGATGAAGGCACAGGACTTGGCATGCTTACAGTATTCAACACCATCCATAGATTAAAGGGGAAAATCGATTTAACAAGCGAAAAGGGAAAAGGAACAACTTTCCTCATTAGCATTCCTTATAACACATAA
- a CDS encoding class I SAM-dependent methyltransferase → MDYITSNKEAWEEAFEKKADGWGKDITTRLQQEKYPYLKPEFVEELQQIDFTNKTVGQFCCNNGRELLSIMQFGAAEGVGFDIAANMVKAANDVAQQVGYNCSFVQANILEIDETYHGYFDYIVITVGAITWFEDLSAFFKKVSLCLKEKGKVLMHEIHPVTNMLATTGEELYDPNVPNKLTYSYFKKDPWVENTGMGYMSGDKYQSKTFYSYSHTFADIFNALSVNELSLKKLREFAKDESAQFVHLDHKGIPLTYVLVAEK, encoded by the coding sequence ATGGACTACATAACATCTAACAAAGAAGCATGGGAAGAAGCATTTGAGAAAAAGGCTGATGGATGGGGAAAGGACATTACTACACGTTTGCAGCAAGAAAAATACCCTTATTTGAAACCGGAATTTGTGGAGGAGTTGCAACAAATTGATTTTACCAATAAAACGGTCGGGCAATTTTGCTGTAATAATGGAAGAGAGCTACTATCGATTATGCAATTTGGGGCGGCAGAAGGCGTAGGATTTGACATTGCCGCTAATATGGTGAAAGCTGCAAATGATGTGGCACAGCAGGTTGGATATAATTGTTCCTTTGTGCAAGCGAATATTCTCGAGATTGATGAAACGTACCATGGCTATTTTGATTATATCGTCATCACAGTGGGAGCCATCACGTGGTTTGAAGATTTATCGGCATTTTTTAAAAAAGTATCTCTTTGTCTAAAAGAAAAAGGTAAAGTGCTTATGCATGAAATACACCCTGTTACGAATATGTTAGCGACTACTGGTGAGGAACTGTACGACCCAAATGTGCCGAATAAGCTCACGTATTCTTATTTTAAAAAAGATCCATGGGTGGAAAACACCGGCATGGGCTATATGAGTGGAGACAAGTACCAGTCCAAAACGTTCTATAGCTATTCACATACATTCGCAGACATTTTTAACGCATTAAGTGTAAACGAGCTTAGTTTGAAAAAGCTGAGAGAATTCGCTAAAGATGAGTCAGCCCAGTTCGTACATCTGGACCACAAAGGAATTCCGCTAACATATGTGCTGGTGGCAGAGAAGTAG